In Brevundimonas subvibrioides, a genomic segment contains:
- a CDS encoding phosphoserine transaminase translates to MDKPSVKPKRPWFSAGPTAKRPGWSSEGLPQTLLGRGIRAPEVVERFAHGIRLTKAVLEVPEDWVLAYLPGSDTGAVEAAMWSMLGQRPVQVMAFENFGKQWAVDAKDHLKLDDLELLEAPWGELPDLSRVDPDKDLVFPWNGTTSGVRVPNADFISRDRTGLAICDATSAAFAMAIDYSRLDVVTFSFQKALGGEAGIGVAALSPRAIERLDTYVPPRPVPKVLRLRDAKGFDRALATGSMINTFSLWTLEDWIDALEWAESVGGLSELIRRTDANAAALQAWVERTDWIESLAVDPATRSTTSVCLKIVDPRVTALDEAGRQAFVKRMKGLLEAEGAAFDVESHRNAPAGLRLWCGCTVETEDVLAATPWLDWAFGAAVAEL, encoded by the coding sequence GTGGACAAGCCGAGTGTAAAGCCGAAGCGGCCGTGGTTCTCGGCCGGGCCGACGGCCAAGCGGCCGGGCTGGTCGTCTGAAGGGCTGCCGCAGACCCTGCTGGGGCGGGGGATCCGCGCACCGGAGGTGGTGGAGCGTTTCGCCCATGGCATCCGCCTGACCAAGGCGGTGCTGGAGGTGCCCGAGGACTGGGTGCTGGCCTATCTGCCGGGATCGGACACGGGTGCGGTCGAGGCGGCCATGTGGTCGATGTTGGGCCAGCGGCCGGTGCAGGTCATGGCGTTCGAGAATTTCGGCAAGCAGTGGGCCGTCGATGCGAAAGACCACCTGAAGCTCGACGACCTGGAACTGCTGGAAGCGCCCTGGGGCGAACTGCCGGACCTTTCGCGCGTGGACCCCGACAAGGACCTGGTGTTTCCGTGGAACGGGACGACGTCTGGTGTTCGGGTGCCGAACGCGGACTTCATCTCGAGGGACCGGACGGGGCTGGCGATCTGCGATGCGACGTCGGCGGCCTTCGCGATGGCCATCGACTATTCCAGGCTGGATGTGGTGACGTTCAGCTTCCAGAAGGCGCTGGGCGGAGAGGCCGGGATCGGGGTCGCGGCCCTGTCGCCGCGTGCGATCGAGCGGCTGGACACCTATGTGCCGCCCCGGCCCGTGCCCAAGGTCCTGCGGCTCAGAGACGCCAAGGGGTTCGACCGGGCGCTGGCCACGGGGTCGATGATCAACACCTTCAGCCTGTGGACGCTGGAGGACTGGATCGATGCGCTGGAGTGGGCGGAAAGCGTCGGGGGGTTGAGCGAGCTGATCCGCCGCACCGACGCCAATGCGGCGGCGCTGCAGGCCTGGGTGGAGCGGACGGACTGGATCGAAAGCCTGGCCGTCGATCCGGCGACGCGGTCGACGACCTCGGTCTGCCTGAAGATCGTCGACCCGCGCGTGACAGCCCTGGACGAGGCGGGACGTCAGGCCTTCGTCAAGCGGATGAAGGGCCTGCTGGAGGCCGAGGGCGCGGCGTTCGACGTCGAGAGCCACCGCAACGCGCCGGCGGGCCTGCGGCTCTGGTGCGGCTGCACGGTCGAGACCGAGGACGTGCTGGCGGCAACGCCTTGGCTGGATTGGGCGTTCGGGGCGGCGGTCGCGGAGCTGTGA
- a CDS encoding adenylosuccinate synthase encodes MANVAVVGAQWGDEGKGKIVDWLSNRADMVVRFQGGHNAGHTLVVDGKVYKLALLPSGVVQGKPSIIGNGVVVDPWHLVGEIGKIEAQGVSINPDILTIADNACLILPIHPALDVAREAAANAVGARIGTTGRGIGPAYEDKVGRRAIRVCDLANADDLKVKIDRLRSHHDPLRAGLGLDPIDPEALLAQLLEIAPKILPYVKPAWRVLDQAQKSGKRVLFEGAQGAFLDVDHGTYPYVTSSNTVAGQAAAGSGIGPRGVGYVLGIVKAYTTRVGEGPFACELKDEIGQHLATVGREVGVNTGRARRCGWFDAVLVRQSVAINGIDGIALTKLDVLDGLKTLKICVGYRVGDEVLDYLPSSLHAQAAAEPVFEELEGWSETTAGARSFRDLNANAIKYVRRIEELIGAPVALLSTSPERDDTILIRDPFHG; translated from the coding sequence TTGGCGAACGTGGCGGTGGTCGGGGCCCAGTGGGGCGACGAGGGCAAGGGCAAGATCGTCGACTGGCTGTCGAACCGCGCCGACATGGTCGTACGGTTCCAGGGCGGGCACAATGCGGGCCACACGCTGGTCGTGGACGGCAAGGTCTACAAGCTGGCCCTGCTGCCGAGCGGCGTGGTGCAGGGCAAGCCCTCGATCATCGGTAACGGCGTCGTCGTCGATCCCTGGCACCTGGTCGGCGAGATCGGGAAGATCGAGGCCCAGGGCGTTTCGATCAATCCGGACATCCTGACCATTGCGGACAATGCGTGTCTGATCCTGCCGATCCATCCGGCGCTGGATGTCGCGCGCGAGGCGGCGGCGAATGCGGTCGGGGCGCGGATCGGCACCACGGGGCGGGGCATCGGCCCGGCCTATGAGGACAAGGTGGGCCGCCGTGCGATCCGGGTCTGCGACCTGGCCAATGCCGACGACCTGAAGGTCAAGATCGACCGGTTGCGGTCGCACCATGATCCGCTGCGGGCCGGTCTGGGACTGGACCCGATCGATCCCGAGGCGCTGCTGGCCCAGCTGCTGGAGATCGCGCCGAAGATCCTGCCCTATGTGAAGCCGGCCTGGCGGGTGCTGGACCAGGCGCAGAAGTCGGGCAAGCGGGTGCTGTTCGAGGGGGCGCAGGGCGCTTTCCTGGACGTCGATCACGGGACCTATCCCTATGTGACGTCGTCGAACACGGTGGCAGGGCAGGCGGCGGCCGGGTCCGGGATCGGGCCGCGTGGGGTCGGATATGTGCTGGGCATCGTCAAGGCCTATACGACCCGCGTCGGCGAGGGTCCGTTCGCCTGCGAGCTGAAGGACGAGATCGGGCAGCATCTGGCGACCGTGGGGCGCGAGGTGGGCGTGAACACGGGCCGGGCGCGTCGCTGCGGCTGGTTCGACGCGGTCCTGGTGCGTCAATCGGTGGCGATCAACGGCATCGACGGGATCGCACTGACCAAGCTGGACGTGCTGGACGGGTTGAAGACGCTGAAGATCTGCGTGGGGTACCGGGTCGGTGACGAGGTGCTGGACTATCTGCCGAGCAGCCTGCACGCCCAGGCGGCGGCAGAGCCCGTGTTCGAGGAACTGGAGGGCTGGAGCGAAACGACGGCCGGGGCGCGCAGCTTCAGGGATCTGAACGCCAATGCGATCAAGTACGTCCGGCGCATCGAGGAGTTGATCGGGGCCCCGGTGGCGCTGCTGTCGACCAGCCCCGAGCGGGATGACACCATCCTGATCCGGGATCCGTTCCACGGCTGA
- a CDS encoding response regulator: MFSADTKTLNRIEPVVRRVLIADPNLASARLLQDIMKSMGAREVVTEADEHRALDHAREMEPGLIFTERSGPKLDGEQLARRIRRSHLACRRAPIIMVTADATATSIRGARDVGVHEFLRKPFASADLFRRIENVALKPRDWVEGVRYVGPDRRRFNSGEYAGPQKRTADKPASAAQAALEVKDQAMRILAAALAKFDNDPTQATRAIRQQVETLKAVATKNSDARLAIAVAGLDGYMALGAPNKAGLAEPIGAILALAPPETLARAG; encoded by the coding sequence TTGTTCTCAGCCGATACCAAGACCCTGAACCGGATCGAGCCCGTGGTGCGCCGCGTGCTGATCGCCGATCCGAACCTGGCGTCCGCACGTCTGTTGCAGGACATCATGAAAAGCATGGGTGCGCGCGAGGTCGTGACCGAGGCCGATGAGCACCGGGCGTTGGACCACGCGCGCGAGATGGAGCCAGGGCTGATTTTCACGGAGCGCAGCGGGCCCAAGCTGGACGGAGAACAACTGGCCCGACGCATCCGCCGTTCGCACCTGGCCTGCCGCCGGGCGCCGATCATCATGGTTACGGCCGACGCGACGGCGACTTCCATCAGGGGGGCCCGCGACGTGGGTGTCCACGAATTCCTGAGAAAACCCTTCGCCAGCGCCGACCTGTTCAGGCGGATCGAGAACGTGGCCCTGAAGCCGCGCGACTGGGTCGAGGGGGTTCGTTACGTCGGACCGGACCGACGCCGGTTCAACTCGGGCGAATATGCGGGGCCGCAGAAGCGGACGGCCGACAAGCCGGCTTCAGCGGCGCAAGCAGCCCTGGAGGTCAAGGATCAGGCAATGCGCATTCTGGCGGCGGCGCTGGCGAAATTCGACAACGATCCGACCCAGGCGACGCGCGCCATCAGGCAGCAGGTGGAGACGTTGAAGGCGGTGGCCACAAAGAACTCCGACGCCCGCCTGGCGATCGCCGTGGCCGGGCTGGACGGCTATATGGCGCTGGGAGCGCCGAACAAGGCCGGGCTGGCCGAACCGATCGGCGCCATCCTGGCGCTTGCCCCGCCCGAGACACTGGCCCGGGCGGGCTGA
- the rpoH gene encoding RNA polymerase sigma factor RpoH, with the protein MAAMKSLAVMSPEQGLSRYLTEIRKFPMLTKDEEFMLAKRWSEHQDSESAHRLVTSHLRLVAKIAMGYRGYGLPIGEVISEGNVGLMQAVKKFDPDKGFRLATYAMWWIRASIQEYILRSWSLVKMGTTAAQKKLFFNLRKAKSQISAFEEGDLRPEHLAAIATKLGVSEEEVTNMNRRLGGDASLNAPLRVDGESEWQDWLSDDNAVSQETALADSEEKSIRMSLLEEAMGELTEREKHILTERRLKDDPVTLEELAGEYGVSRERVRQIEVRAFEKLQKAMRAAAEERNLIDA; encoded by the coding sequence ATGGCTGCAATGAAATCACTCGCGGTGATGTCGCCTGAACAGGGGCTGTCGCGATATCTGACGGAAATCCGCAAGTTTCCGATGCTGACCAAGGACGAGGAGTTCATGCTGGCGAAACGCTGGTCCGAACACCAGGATTCCGAAAGCGCCCACCGCCTGGTCACATCCCACCTTCGCCTCGTGGCCAAGATCGCCATGGGTTATCGCGGCTACGGCCTGCCGATCGGCGAGGTGATCTCGGAAGGCAACGTCGGCCTGATGCAGGCCGTCAAGAAATTCGACCCGGACAAGGGCTTCCGCCTGGCGACCTACGCCATGTGGTGGATTCGCGCCTCGATCCAGGAATACATCCTTCGCAGCTGGTCGCTCGTGAAAATGGGCACCACCGCCGCGCAGAAGAAGCTGTTCTTCAACCTGCGCAAGGCCAAGAGCCAGATCTCGGCCTTCGAGGAAGGCGATCTGCGCCCCGAGCATCTCGCCGCCATTGCCACCAAGCTGGGCGTGTCGGAAGAAGAGGTCACCAACATGAACCGCCGTCTCGGCGGCGACGCCTCGCTCAATGCTCCCCTGCGGGTCGACGGCGAAAGCGAGTGGCAGGACTGGCTGTCGGACGACAACGCGGTCTCGCAGGAGACCGCTCTGGCCGACTCAGAGGAAAAATCGATCCGCATGAGCCTGCTGGAAGAGGCCATGGGCGAGCTGACCGAGCGCGAAAAGCACATCCTGACCGAACGTCGACTGAAGGACGATCCGGTCACCCTTGAAGAACTCGCGGGCGAATACGGGGTCAGCCGCGAACGCGTCCGTCAGATCGAGGTTCGCGCGTTCGAGAAGCTGCAAAAGGCCATGCGCGCTGCGGCCGAGGAGCGAAACCTCATCGACGCCTGA